The genome window gtaacaaaaaggttgagctggctatgcattttcatattctatattgtgattctaagctaaaaatgaagaatacattttttctaGTTTATACTTTGTTTAGCAGCTATACTCCATTAAAAAACTCTATCTTGTtgttatctttacgattgttacaaaactttggtaaaaataacttttaaaacttccAAGAATACCTCATTTTTAAAAAATCGGTTAATAAATAGCTATTTTTATGGTAGGTTTCTTATTACACGTGCAAACTAAATGGCCCATAATTTGACAGTACTTGaacaactgttattttaaatcGGCTGTTACTGTGATTAAAATGCAACACTGAAACTGACTATTGAAActttaacataaatgtaaacataaccaaattaacacGTTTGTAAGATCAGTTTGCAGTTGGTAGTGTTAtggaaaattactatttattacatgGTAAAAGTTCAATAGTTATTTTcagtgttacatttttaattactataataaacaGTATACTTTAGAtggaaagtaaaaaatatttataactaaaaattagattaaaaattattttatctactaAAATTTATTCACAGGTACTATAGTACTAATCAAAAGTAAAATCACACTAAATTACAATGGTTACACcataaatgattgaaaaaaaatcTGCCTAAATGGTTGACTTGGAAAATAAAGTCATCCAGCAGGCAATGACATCACactataaaaccaaaaaaaaaagaagaaaaaggtAGGTAATTTTACCTAATGTTAGCTAATGATATctcctaatttttttaaagcgTTTTTCAATCAAgttgatacatttatatttccgGCCATAAAAATGAGAGGGTCAGCACTTGTTTATTAGACTGTAACTGTTGATTGCCGCAAAGAAGGTTAAGTGATTTCTTTACAGCATATGAAAGGTTAGGTTAATTAACTGGATCAGGGTAGGCTGAGGTAGATCAAatacttattttctttcttcTGTTGGCAGCACtacataagaaataataatatggaTATATTGAACGAGGAAAGGAGACGTTTGAAGTCACAGCCTGAACAAGCCGCCCCATTAGTAGATTTGGAAAGAGAAAATGTGTCTTCAAAGCCTCAAGTGGTTGCATCGGTAGATTTAACAGAAGCGGAATCAGAAATTATTGTGCTGGATGAAACTTTGAACCAGCTGAACACGACTCTCAGCAACCTCGATGTCACACTGGGCGCCTTTGACGATGTCGTCTACCTCGGCACTATTAACCCATCGAAATCCCCCAGGAACCAAATGAAAAATTCTGAAAGTGATGTGAAAATTGTGAATTCAATGAATATTAGACAAGATAAACTGTCCAACAAGAATAATGTCTATAGTAGTAACCTGGTAACACcagataaaataaattccatGCTGAGGAAAAGCAAACTCCGTagaaagagtaaaataaataaaatgttgaattctACATTAActgctaaaaataaaaagttgagaACATCTAAAAAGACAAAAAGAAGTAGGACTTCAAGCTCACAAAGTATAACAGATGTTAGTATGGACAATTTACTCAATGAAGATATGCCACCAAATAAgaagaggaaattaaaaaaaaccaacattaaATCTATCACTACTACACCACCATCGAAACCTTTACCAGGTAACCTTTTAATATTGcttgttttaattaatgaagtAATTTGAATTTGGTAATCTTCATCTTGTGGTATTGAAGTTCAGGAATGTATTCGGTAAGTTTGGAATATATATACGAGAACTTTCAAAGTGTAAATGTAAGTCTTTTTTAGGGAAAGAGTCTTAGTCTCTGCACTTAGTCCTGAAAGGACTTTTGCACCTCCCTTGTAAATAGATTATTTAGACGTGAAATGGTTCGTATACGGAGGGGTTTGAGAGGAAATGTGGCTTGGATGGGTTAAGAGGAGTAGAAcggttttttaaatctaaaatttaggttttaactGTAACTAATCTTATCCTCGCTAACCATTTgatcatacaattttttaaacctgACGATGTTGGTGCCGTATTTAACTGTACATTATAGTGGGGTGCATTGTCAATAACTAAAACACTGTTCTTCCTTAGATTTGGAATGAGTTTTTCCTCTATACCCGCCAAGTAGAATTTcttaaagttcttaaaattaatatcgTGGTGATAACCACCACCTGTCTTCTTTTCAGATTAAAACATAACCAAGGTATTAAGGTGGAACCCATCTTCATCACCGGCATGGGGAACAATCACTCATTTTCTTTTACTTGCTGGGTTTTTTAAACCCTTAGTTTCTCTTTCAG of Homalodisca vitripennis isolate AUS2020 unplaced genomic scaffold, UT_GWSS_2.1 ScUCBcl_2614;HRSCAF=7556, whole genome shotgun sequence contains these proteins:
- the LOC124372147 gene encoding uncharacterized protein LOC124372147; translation: MSTTIVPSGIFIPEKKRLKFLLAFEEPLFNLFSIIPAFEKAGNNSCEIQFQFIRKRKQKHTSMALDKKKAKHYIRNNNMDILNEERRRLKSQPEQAAPLVDLERENVSSKPQVVASVDLTEAESEIIVLDETLNQLNTTLSNLDVTLGAFDDVVYLGTINPSKSPRNQMKNSESDVKIVNSMNIRQDKLSNKNNVYSSNLVTPDKINSMLRKSKLRRKSKINKMLNSTLTAKNKKLRTSKKTKRSRTSSSQSITDVSMDNLLNEDMPPNKKRKLKKTNIKSITTTPPSKPLPGNILKYYAKIESAFDKIKNSDKKEEKNVKILPLQAN